From a single Ornithodoros turicata isolate Travis chromosome 8, ASM3712646v1, whole genome shotgun sequence genomic region:
- the LOC135367470 gene encoding dnaJ homolog subfamily B member 6-like isoform X1, whose translation MTDCYYKVLDIPRNSSTNDIKKAYRKLALKWHPDKNPDKKEEAGRRFREISEAYEVLVDDTKRKLYDCYGKAGLTGGSCKNTDTTFEEGFDMPFFNFVFRDPQDVFREFFSGDEFSVFTDPLFYGGVQPEARHHHHGHSPFFSHHRLHGDGVFSRRAGRNRFFHGYPGGAAAVNRREDIFGIPGFNMGAVSDLLGGFSDGFTSFGTTSSGSGMRPNVRKTSTSTRFVNGKKIETKKIIENGVETVTVHEDGVLTKKTVNGQAIKHK comes from the exons ATGACAGACTGTTACTACAAGGTGCTGGACATCCCACGGAATTCCTCAACCAACGACATCAAGAAGGC GTACCGGAAATTGGCTCTGAAATGGCATCCAGACAAGAACCCTGACAAGAAAGAGGAAGCGGGTCGCAGGTTTCGGGAGATATCAGAAGCGTACGAAGTCTTGGTAGACG ACACAAAGCGCAAGCTGTACGATTGCTATGGCAAGGCTGGTCTCACTGGTGGTTCCTGCAAGAACACAGACACCACCTTTGAAGAAGGCTTTGACATGCCCTTCTTCAACTTTGTCTTCCGCGACCCGCAGGACGTCTTCCGAGAGTTCTTTAGTGGAGATGAGTTTTCAGTgttcaccgaccctctcttttATGGCGGTGTTCAACCTGAAGCCCGCCATCACCATCACGGACACT CACCCTTCTTCAGTCACCACAGACTCCACGGTGATGGAGTGTTCAGCCGCAGGGCAGGGCGTAACCGTTTCTTTCACGGATATCCAGGTGGAGCTG CGGCAGTTAATCGAAGAGAGGACATTTTTGGAATCCCCGGCTTTAATATGGGAGCCGTATCGGACCTGCTGGGCGGCTTCAGTGATGG gttcacatcgttTGGCACAACCTCGTCTGGCAGCGGCATGAGGCCCAATGTTCGCAAGACATCCACATCAACACGCTTTGTAAATGGCAAGAAAATTGAAACCAAGAA GATAATCGAAAACGGTGTGGAAACTGTGACAGTGCACGAAGATGGTGTTCTAACCAAAAAGACTGTTAACGGACAAGCCATCAAGCATAAATGA
- the LOC135367470 gene encoding dnaJ homolog subfamily B member 6-like isoform X2, with protein sequence MTDCYYKVLDIPRNSSTNDIKKAYRKLALKWHPDKNPDKKEEAGRRFREISEAYEVLVDDTKRKLYDCYGKAGLTGGSCKNTDTTFEEGFDMPFFNFVFRDPQDVFREFFSGDEFSVFTDPLFYGGVQPEARHHHHGHSAVNRREDIFGIPGFNMGAVSDLLGGFSDGFTSFGTTSSGSGMRPNVRKTSTSTRFVNGKKIETKKIIENGVETVTVHEDGVLTKKTVNGQAIKHK encoded by the exons ATGACAGACTGTTACTACAAGGTGCTGGACATCCCACGGAATTCCTCAACCAACGACATCAAGAAGGC GTACCGGAAATTGGCTCTGAAATGGCATCCAGACAAGAACCCTGACAAGAAAGAGGAAGCGGGTCGCAGGTTTCGGGAGATATCAGAAGCGTACGAAGTCTTGGTAGACG ACACAAAGCGCAAGCTGTACGATTGCTATGGCAAGGCTGGTCTCACTGGTGGTTCCTGCAAGAACACAGACACCACCTTTGAAGAAGGCTTTGACATGCCCTTCTTCAACTTTGTCTTCCGCGACCCGCAGGACGTCTTCCGAGAGTTCTTTAGTGGAGATGAGTTTTCAGTgttcaccgaccctctcttttATGGCGGTGTTCAACCTGAAGCCCGCCATCACCATCACGGACACT CGGCAGTTAATCGAAGAGAGGACATTTTTGGAATCCCCGGCTTTAATATGGGAGCCGTATCGGACCTGCTGGGCGGCTTCAGTGATGG gttcacatcgttTGGCACAACCTCGTCTGGCAGCGGCATGAGGCCCAATGTTCGCAAGACATCCACATCAACACGCTTTGTAAATGGCAAGAAAATTGAAACCAAGAA GATAATCGAAAACGGTGTGGAAACTGTGACAGTGCACGAAGATGGTGTTCTAACCAAAAAGACTGTTAACGGACAAGCCATCAAGCATAAATGA